CAGGAAACTTGGGGAGATACTGGTCGAAAGAGGGTTTATAACCAGAGAAGAGTTGGAAAGGGCTCTTGAGATACAGAAACAACTGAAAAAGCCCCTGGGAGAGGTTTTGGTGGAACTGGGTTACATCACAGAGGATCAGCTTCTTGACGCCCTCAGTGAGCAGTACAACGCACCGATTTTGAAGGACCTTCCCAAAAACATTCCGCTCAACGTGGTTGGTTCTCTTCCGAAGAACGTCATAGAATCTCTCCACGTGATTCCCATCGATAAGAAAGAAGACGGCACCCTCGTTGTCGTCACAGATAGCGGAACGAACATTCCCAGAATAAGGCAGGAAATACGTTTTCTCACCGGAAAGGATCCGAAGATCTATCTGGTTGCAAGCAGAGATTTTTCCAAGCTGTACCAGACTTACGTGCTGGGTGTTCCTCTTGAGCTTTTCGAGGAGCCTTATGTTGTCATAGAAGAAACGGAAGAACAGGTAGAAGAGGCAGAAAAGTCTGAAGAGGCAGCAATGGAAGAGGCGCCGATCGTTCGTCTTGTAAACAACATCATAAACCGCGCCATAGAAATGGGAGCGAGTGACATCCACATAGAACCGATGAAAAGAACCGTGAGGGTGAGGTTCAGGATAGATGGTGTTTTGAGAAGGGTTCTGGAGTATCAGAAGGGCCAGCACAATTCCGTTGTGGCACGCATCAAGATCATGAGTGGCCTTGATGTTTCGGAGAGAAGACTGCCGCAGGATGGTAAATTTTACACGATAAAAGGTGGAGAGCAGTACGACTTTCGTGTATCGACCATGCCGTCTACGTTCGGTGAGAAGGTTGTGATGAGGATCCTGAAAGTTTCTGCCGCAAACAGACGTCTGGAGGAACTCGGATACAGCGAGTACAACTACAAAAGGATCCTGTCACTCCTTGAGAAACCCTATGGAATCATTCTCGTCACTGGTCCAACGGGCAGTGGAAAATCCACAACACTCGTTGCCATGATAAATCACCTGAAGAGTGAAAGCGTGAACATCGTCACCGCTGAAGATCC
This genomic window from Thermotoga sp. SG1 contains:
- a CDS encoding GspE/PulE family protein, giving the protein MLRRYRKLGEILVERGFITREELERALEIQKQLKKPLGEVLVELGYITEDQLLDALSEQYNAPILKDLPKNIPLNVVGSLPKNVIESLHVIPIDKKEDGTLVVVTDSGTNIPRIRQEIRFLTGKDPKIYLVASRDFSKLYQTYVLGVPLELFEEPYVVIEETEEQVEEAEKSEEAAMEEAPIVRLVNNIINRAIEMGASDIHIEPMKRTVRVRFRIDGVLRRVLEYQKGQHNSVVARIKIMSGLDVSERRLPQDGKFYTIKGGEQYDFRVSTMPSTFGEKVVMRILKVSAANRRLEELGYSEYNYKRILSLLEKPYGIILVTGPTGSGKSTTLVAMINHLKSESVNIVTAEDPVEYTIDGVTQCQVFPEIGLTFARYLRAFLRQDPDIIMVGEIRDRETAQLAVEASLTGHLVLSTLHTNTAAGAVSRLMEMGIDPHLLATSLIGVIGQRLVRKLCDECKIPGEVEDENAKSYFERFFGRVPDQIYYPSEEGCPACRGMRYRGRMAIGEVLIVDEEMRALISSRASEMEIARRAMEKGMRPMFVDALEKVMQGLTSLEEVFRVTTLP